A window of the Polyodon spathula isolate WHYD16114869_AA chromosome 50, ASM1765450v1, whole genome shotgun sequence genome harbors these coding sequences:
- the LOC121306805 gene encoding LOW QUALITY PROTEIN: transforming growth factor beta-1-induced transcript 1 protein-like (The sequence of the model RefSeq protein was modified relative to this genomic sequence to represent the inferred CDS: deleted 2 bases in 1 codon) — protein MDDLGELDPPYSPLSPRIVIFDALLADLETTASHISKHPVLPSDPLLLGPQASPPDSDPVLTPHSNGTPQDLAEMRPPPPAYTPQQTVSSAMKSGTQSRTGDPERLYSTVCKPKSPKSKDPPPFTSASVLGGGLTELDHLLQELNATQFNITDEILAQFPSSKTDEGEKLKEFQAAAGGPNKHREEPGRDKTAPPTANSSSTQMVKPTATSATLELDKLMASLSDFKVQSNPSVSLPLPSVPLSPSPSTSIPIPGSISPFSPLRPSLSLSLSEAGGGGVVVWGGPVCRPAAIRPSQSPDTDPGRPLLFTMGQCSPAEGFGAFRKVNRQKVGLGYVEVRREETRLSASTTQASRGEGERAVHRGAVGELLSVLGASLCDPGLLPPRQESRVVWDPLEQQTRAPQNLTPTLTHSPSPSPSLSPSPSPSHYPSLSPTRLGLSFPSHKTPPTNYKPHPQTTTAPPTFTQALPSSGQAPPMSFQPNPACTEPVHTLTPPTHTEVPPSPLRQAPPPALSFSDVGCQVDLCDAPWDWQCKPTPPAAQPVVTSSRPSAPTPQTSGSLDIMLGLLQSDLSRQGIATTAKGTCAACQKPIVSQVVTALGQTWHTEHFVCSHCQKEIGGSNFFEKDGAPYCESDYFSLFSPRCKMVTALDRNWHPEHFCCVKCGRPFGEEGFHERDGRQYCQQDFFSMFASRCHGCSKPIQENYISALNMLWHPECFVCRECYTPFVNGSFFEHEGQPLCETHYHRCRGSLCSSCERPITGRCITAMGTKFHPEHFVCAFCLKQLNKGTFKEQGDKPYCHSCFIKLFG, from the exons ATGCCCTGCTTGCTGATTTAGAGACCACTGCGTCTCATATTTCGAAGCATCCTGTCCTTCCCTCCGACCCCCTCCTTTTGGGACCCCAGGCCAGCCCCCCGGACTCGGACCCCGTCCTGACCCCCCACAGCAATGGGACCCCACAGGACCTTGCCGAAATGCGCCCCCCTCCCCCTGCCTACACCCCTCAGCAG ACCGTGTCGTCAGCTATGAAGTCAGGAACTCAGTCTAGAACTGGAGACCCTGAACGGCTATACAG CACGGTTTGCAAACCCAAGTCCCCGAAATCGAAGGACCCGCCCCCCTTCACCTCCGCCTCCGTGCTGGGAGGCGGTCTGACTGAACTGGATCACCTCCTGCAGGAGCTCAACGCCACCCAGTTCAATATCACTG ATGAGATCCTGGCCCAGTTCCCCAGCAGCAAGACAGACGAAGGAGAGAAACTGAAGGAGTTCCAGGCAGCGGCAGGGGGGCCCAACAAGCACAGAGAGGAGCCGGGCAGAGACAAGACAGCGCCCCCTACCGCCAACTCCAG CTCCACCCAAATGGTCAAGCCGACCGCCACTTCAGCCACTCTGGAACTAGACAAGCTGATGGCTTCTCTGTCCGACTTCAAGGTCCAGAGCAAC ccctctgtctctctccccctgcctTCCGtgcccctctccccctctccatccACCTCTATTCCCATCCCAGGATCTATCTCTCCCTTCTCACCTCTCAggccctctctctccctctcgctttctgaggcagggggagggggggtggttgTTTGGGGTGGCCCTGTCTGTCGCCCCGCTGCTATCCGCCCCTCCCAGAGCCCCGACACTGACCCGGGTCGCCCCTTGCTGTTTACAATGGGGCAGTGCAGCCCGGCGGAGGGATTCGGGGCTTTCAGAAAGGTGAACCGGCAAAAAGTAGGTCTTGGATACGTggaggtgaggagagaggagacgaGGCTCTCCGCTTCGACCACACAGGCAagcagaggagagggagagagagcagtgcaTCGTGGGGCAGTGGGGGAGTTGCTGTCGGTTTTGGGTGCAAGTTTG TGTGACCCCGGCCTCTTGCCCCCCCGGCAGGAGTCTAGAGTGGTTTGGGACCCCCTGGAGCAGCAGACACGGGCGCCCCAAAATCTGACTCCCACCCTGACCcattctccctctccctctccttctctctctccttctccttcacCCTCTCACTATCCTTCCCTCTCTCCTACCCGACTGGGGCTGTCGTTCCCTTCTCACAAAACCCCGCCCACTAACTACAAACCACACCCACAGACCACGACC GCACCGCCCACATTCACACAAGCCCTTCCTTCATCTGGACAAGCCCCACCCATGTCATTCCAGCCCAATCCTGCTTGCACAGAACCTGTTCACACACTAACCCCTCCCACTCACACAGAGGTCCCTCCTTCTCCCCTGAGGCAAGCCCCGCCCCCTGCCCTCTCGTTCTCTGATGTCGGCTGTCAGGTTGACCTCTGTGATGCACCTTGGGATTGGCAATGCAAG ccgaCGCCCCCTGCCGCTCAGCCAGTGGTGACCTCATCGCGCCCTTCAGCCCCGACCCCTCAGACCAGCGGCTCATTGGACATCATGCTGGGGCTCCTCCAATCAGATCTCTCACGGCAGGGCATCGCCACCACGGCCAAGGGGACCTGCGCAGCCTGCCAGAAACCCATCGTCAGCCAG GTGGTCACAGCTCTGGGACAGACATGGCACACGGAGCACTTCGTTTGCTCTCACTGCCAGAAGGAGATCGGCGGCAGCAATTTCTTTGAGAAGGACGGGGCTCCGTACTGTGAGAGCGATTACTTCAGCCTCTTCTCTCCTCGCTGC AAAATGGTGACGGCGCTGGACAGGAACTGGCACCCGGAACACTTCTGCTGCGTGAAGTGTGGCCGCCCCTTCGGGGAGGAGG ggtTTCACGAGCGCGATGGCAGGCAGTATTGTCAGCAGGATTTCTTCTCCATGTTCGCCTCTCGTTGTCACGGCTGCTCCAAACCCATCCAGGAGAATTACATCTCCGCTCTGAACATGCTGTGGCACCCGGAGTGCTTCGTGTGCAGG GAGTGC TACACCCCCTTCGTGAACGGCAGTTTCTTTGAGCACGAGGGGCAGCCCCTGTGCGAGACTCACTATCACCGCTGCCGCGGGTCTCTGTGCTCCTCGTGCGAACGCCCCATCACTGGTCGCTGCATCACTGCCATGGGGACCAAGTTCCACCCGGAGCACTTCGTCTGCGCCTTCTGCCTGAAACAGCTCAACAAGGGCACCTTCAAGGAGCAGGGAGACAAGCCATACTGTCACTC CTGCTTCATCAAGCTCTTTGGATAG